TCCTGGACGCTCCCCCGGCTGATCGGCCAGAGCCGCGCCGCCGACCTGCTGCTCTTCCCGCGGTCGTTCTCCGCGCAGGAGGCGTACGAGTGGGGCATCGCGAACAAGCTGGTCCCCGCCGACGACCTGGCCGCCGAGGCGGCCGCCGTGGCCCGTGCTCTCGCGGAGGGGCCGACCGTGGCATACGCGGCGCTCAAGGAGTCCCTGGCCTTCGGCGCGGGCCACACGCTCGGCGAGACCCTGGAGAAGGAGGACGAGCTCCAGTCGCGGGCCGGCGCCTCGGAGGACCACTCGATCGCGGTCCAGGCGTTCGTCGGCAAGGAAAAGCCGAAGTACCTCGGCCGCTAGCGGAGCCAGAGGCTACGAGGCCGCGGAAGCGGCTCCGCGGGCGACGCAGTCGCTCAGGTGGTCATCGACGAGGCCGCACGCCTGCATCAGGGCGTACGCGGTGGTCGGCCCGATGAAACGCAGACCGCGTTTCTTCAGAGCCTTCGCCATCGCCGTGGACTCGTCGGTGACGGCGGGCACGTCGGCGATCGTGAGCGGAGCCGGCCGCTTCGCCGTATTCGGGGCGTACGACCAGATCAGCGTGTCCAGCTCGCCAGCCGGCCAGTCGGCGAGCACGCGCGCGTTGGCGAGGGTCGCCTCGACCTTGGCGCGGTTGCGGATGATCCCGGGGTCGGCGAGCAGCCGCTCCTTGTCGGCGTCGGTGAACTCCGCCACGGATGCGATCTTGAAGTCGTCGAAGGCGGTACGAAAGCTGTCACGGCGGCGCAGAATGGTGATCCAGGACAGACCGGACTGGAACGCCTCCAGGCAGAGTCGTTCGAACAGCGCGTCGTCGCCGTGGACCGGGCGGCCCCACTCCTCGTCGTGGTACGTGACGTACTCGTCGGCGGACAGGCCCCAGGGGCAGCGCAGCCTCCCGTCGGGCCCGGGGACGGTGCCGCCGGTCACTGCTCGGGCTCCTCGCCGGGCTTGGTGAACAGGTCACGCCTGCCCCCCGCGGTGGCCTGCGCACCGGCCAGCGCGGACTCCAGTTCCGCGATGCGCGCGTCCCGCTCGGCGAGCTCCGCGCCGAGGCGGCCCAGCACATCGTCCACGTCGGCCATCCGGTAGCCGCGGGGGGCGACCGGCAGCCGCAGCGCGTCGACGTCGGCCCGGCCGACGGGACGGGAGACCGGCAGCGGATCCACCAGTTGCTCGGGCGCCGCCTCCGGCAGAGCCGCCCTGTCGCCGCCGCCGACCACGGCGAGCGTGACCGCGGCGACGACCACGACCATCGCGATCAGCAAGAACAAGAACACGAGCGACCCTCTCCCCGGAGCGGATACTGTCCGGTGCTGATCGTGCCACGACCCTCTGACAGTTAGGGTCGCAGGCGGACGACCTGAGGAGGAAACCGCTGATGCTGCGGCTGGGACGGCGCGAATTCGACGCGCACGAGCCGGTGATCATGGCGATCGTGAACCGTACGCCCGACTCCTTCTACGACCAGGGCGCGACGTTTCGCGACGAGCCCGCGCTCGCCCGGGTCGAGCAGGCGGTGGCGGAGGGCGCCGCCATCATCGACATCGGTGGCGTGAAGGCCGGTCCCGGCGAAGAGGTCACCGCCGAAGAGGAGGCGCGGCGGACGGTCGGCTTCGTGGCCGAGGTCCGCAGACGGCACCCGGACGTCGTCATCAGCGTCGACACCTGGCGGCACGAGGTGGCCGAGGCAGTCTGCGAAGCAGGTGCGGATGTGCTCAACGACGCGTGGGGCGGCGTCGACCCGAAACTGGCGGAGGTGGCCGCGCGCTACGGAGCCGGCCTGGTGTGCACCCACGCGGGCGGCGCGGAACCGCGGACCCGGCCGCACCGGGTCGCGTACGACGACGTGGTCGCGGACATTCTGCGGGTGACGTTGTCGCTGGCCGAGCGGGCGGTGGAGCTGGGGGTGCGGCGGGACGGGATCATGATCGATCCGGGCCACGACTTCGGGAAGAACACGCGTCATTCGCTGGAGGCGACGCGGCGGCTCGGGGAGCTCGTCGAGACGGGGTGGCCGGTACTGGTCTCCCTCTCGAACAAGGACTTCGTCGGGGAGACGCTCGACAGGCCGGTGAAGGAACGCGTGATCGGGACGCTGGCGACGACGGCGGTGTCGGCGTGGCTGGGGGCGCGGGTGTACCGCGTGCACGAGGTGGCGGAGACGCGGCAGGTGCTGGACATGGTGTCGACGATCGCGGGGCACCGGGCGCCGGCGGTGGCGAGGCGAGGGCTGGCGTAAGGGGCGGGGCGGGTTGCCCGCGTCGCCGGTCCCCCGCCCCGCCCCAGCCCCTCCGGCGATTGAGTCGCGCCGGACCTACCGGCCCGTCTCCTTCGTGACCATCGAGACCGCCTCGTCCACGTCGTCCGTGACATGGAACAGCAGCAGATCGTGCGCCGACGCCTTCCCCTGCGCCACCACGGTGTTCCGCAGCCAGTCCACCAGCCCGCTCCAGTACTCCGTGCCGAACAGCACGATCGGGAAGCGTGTGACCTTCCGCGTCTGGACCAGGGTGAGTGCCTCGAACAGTTCGTCCAGCGTGCCGAGGCCGCCCGGCAGGACCACGAAGCCCTGCGCGTACTTCACGAACATCGTCTTGCGGACGAAGAAGTAGCGGAAGTTCACGCCGATGTCGACGTGCTGGTTGAGCCCCTGCTCGAAGGGGAGCTCGATGCCCAGGCCGACCGAGATGCCCTCGGCTTCCCTCGCGCCCTTGTTCGCCGCCTCCATCGCGCCGGGTCCGCCGCCGGTGATCACCGCGAAGCCGGCGTCGACCAGGGCCTTGCCGATGCGGACACCCGTCTCGTACTCGGGGCTTCCCGGCGCCGTGCGGGCCGAGCCGAACACACTGATCGCGCTGGGCAGTTCGGCGAGCGCGCCGAAGCCCTCGACGAATTCCGACTGGATGCGCATGACCCTCCAGGGGTCGGTGTGCACCCACTCGGAATCGCCTTCTGTGTCCAGCAGCCGCTGGTCGGTGGTTCCGGGCTGGACCTGCTGCCTGCGGCGCAGCACCGGTCCCAGTCGCTGTTCCGCCAGCGACCGCAAACCCTCGGGTCGCTCGGGGTTGCCCATGACCTGCTCCCTCCGCCGAACATCATCGCTTTGGCTCAGAGTAGGTCGGCGAACGTTACGACATGTGAAATCGAGGCTGTCAGGCAGTGAGCCAGTCACGGAGCCGGACCTCGCAGTGCGTGATCTTCTCCACGGCGACATGCTCGTCCCGCTTGTGGGCGAAGAGCGGGTCGCCCGGTCCGTAGTTGACCGCAGGCACCCCCTGCGCGCTGAAGCGTGACACGTCCGTCCAGCCGAACTTGGGCTGCGCGCTGCCTCCGACGGCCTCCATGAAGGCGGCCGCAGCCGGGTGCGAGAGCCCCGGCAGCGCTCCGCCCGCGTGGTCGTCCACCACGAACTCCTCGACGCCGCAGTCCGCGAAGACCTCGTGGACGTGCGCCAGGGCCTGCTCCTGGGTGAGATCGGGCGCGTAGCGGTAGTTGACGGCGACGGTGCACTGGTCGGGGATGACGTTGGTGGCGACGCCGCCCTCAATCCCCACGGCGTTGAGCCCCTCCCGGTATTCGAGGCCGTCGATCACCGGGCGCCTCGGCTCGTACGCCGCGAGGCGGGCCAGGATCGGGGCCGCGGCGTGAATGGCGTTGGACCCCATCCAGCTGCGCGCGGAGTGCGCCCGCTCCCCTGTCGTACGGAGGAAGACCCGCAGCGTGCCCTGGCAGCCGCCCTCGACCTGGGCGTTGGACGGCTCCAGGAGGACCGCGAAGTCACCCTTCAGCCAGTCTGGGTGGGTTTCGGCCACATGACCCAGCCCGTTGAGGTGTGCGGCGACCTCTTCGTTGTCGTAGAAGACGAAGGTGAGATCGCGGTTGGGCTCGGGGACGGTCGCGGCGATCCGCAGCTGGAGCGCGACGCCCGACTTCATGTCGCTGGTGCCGCAGCCCCACAGCACGCCGTTCTCGTCCAGCCGGGAGGGCACGTTGTCCGCGATCGGGACGGTGTCGATGTGCCCGGCGAGGATGACCCGCTCGCTGCGGCCGAGGTAGGTGCGGGCGACGATGTTGTTGCCGTGCCGGTCGACGGTGAGGTGCGGCAGTTCGCGCAAGGCCTCCTCGATCGCGTCGGCCAGGGGCTTTTCGGTGCCGCTGACCGACGGGAAGTCGACGAGTGCGGCGGTGAGCGCCGGGGCATCAAGAGTGAGGTCAAGCACGGTGTCGGGCATGGCTCCGACCTTAACGCGGGCTCCAGTACGGTGGGCAGCGTGCCCGAGACCGCCTCCCCCGTCCGGCGCGGCCGCCTTCTGCGTATGGCGGCCGCGCTCGCCGTGCTGCTGGCACTGATCGGTTACGTCGTCGTGCAGCACGTCACCGGCGGCGCCGCGCCGCGCTGCACGGTCCGGACGGGCCAGGGCGAGGACGGCGGCCCCACGTACGAACTCAGCCCGGAGCAGGCCGCGAACGCCGCGACGATCTCCGCTGTCGGCACCACCCGCGGCCTGCCGGAGCGCGCGGTGACCATCGCGCTCGCGACGGCCCTCCAGGAGTCGGGTCTGCGCAACCTGGGGCACGGCGACCGGGACTCGCTCGGCCTCTTCCAGCAGCGTCCGTCGAAGGGATGGGGCACGACCACCCAGATCCTCGACCCGGTCTACTCCGCCGGGAAGTTCTACGAGCATCTCGCCGAGGTCCCCGGCTATTCGCGTCTCCCGCTGACGGTCGCCGCGCAGCGCGTGCAGCGCAGTGGTTTCCCGCAGGCGTACGCGAAGCACGAGCCCGATGCGACGCTTCTGGCCGCGGCCCTCACGGGTCGCGCGGGCGGGGCTCTGACCTGCGAGTTGCGCGAGGCCGACAAGGCAGGCGACCCGGGGAAGGTCCGGGCGGAGCTGGTCCGGGCCTTCGGCCCCCAGGTGCTGCCGAAGGCAGGGACCTCCGGCCGGACGGCGGCGCCCGGCCCGCGCGAGGTGTCCGTACCGGTGCCGTCGACCGTCAGGACGCTCGGCGGCGGGACCACCCAGCGGGGCTGGGAGCTGGCGCACTGGGCGGTCGCGCGCGCGGACGGTCTGCGGATCGAAGAGGTCTCCTACCGGGGCCGGGTGTGGAGCGCGCAGAAGCCCGAGATGGGCTGGCGTTCGGCCGGCAAGAAAACGCCGCCGACGGGTTCCGCGGCGGATTCCGCTGTCTCCGACGTACGAATTCGCCTCGCACGCTGATCCGAGCACCCCCTCGAACGAGGCACTCCACTCATCTCCGGACGAGAACATTCGTGACGGTTCGGCCCGCGCCCCCACCGATCCCTCAATTCCCTTGAAAACAAAGGGGAGTGACGGTTCGCCAGGCGGTTTCGCAATGGAATGTTTGCCCGTCTTTATCCGAAACCGATAATGCGACGCATTGCAAACTCTTTACCTTGGGGCACCGCAACTTATCCCGCCCTCCGGGCGGTTGTCAGTGCGTCCGAACCAACGTCCTTCTCGTCTCTAGGAGCATCATGTCCCTCCCCCTGACCCGTCGGATCGCCCGTGCCGCGCTGCTCATCGCGGCGGGAGCAGCCCCCGTGGTCGGTGCGGCCGGCTCCGCAAGCGCCGTCGACCTTCCGCAGGCCCCGGTGGGCGGCCTGACCGCGCTCGACACGGACGGCCTCGGCGACACGGTCGACGGCGCGTCGCAGAAGGCCTCCGGCCTGGCGGGCGACACCGGCGGCAGCGCGGTCAAGAAGGCCGTTCCGGCCGCCGGCAAGACCGTCGACAGGACCGGCAAGACCCTCGGCAAGACCGGCACGTCGGCGCCCGGCACCGCCCAGGAGGTGGCCGGTGAGACCGCCGGCAGCGCGGGCGACGTCGTGGGTGGCACCGCCGGCACCGCGACGCAGTCGCTCGGCGGCCTCCCCGTCGGCGGCGACCTGCCCACCGGGCAGCTGCCCGTGGATTCCCCGCTCGGCTAGGACGCGTACGGCGAAGGGCCCGGGGAGCGCTGTGCTCCCCGGGCCCTTCGCACGTTCTCAGCAGGCTCAGCCCAGGCGCTTGACCGCGGCCTCGACGCGCTCGTCGGTCGCCGTGAAGGCCACCCGCACGAAGTGCTCACCGGCCGTCCCGTAGAAGTCGCCCGGCGCCACCAGGATGCCGAGTTCCGCCAGGTGCGCCACCGTGTCCCAGCACGGCTCGTCTCGCGTCGCCCACAGATAGAGGCTGGCCTCACTGTGCTCGATCCGGAAGCCGTGCCCTTCCAGCGCGGTGCGCAGAGCCGTGCGCCGGGCTGCGTACCGCGCCCGCTGCTCCGTCACATGCACGTCGTCACCGAGCGCCACGACCGTGGCGGCCTGCACCGGAGCGGGCGTCATCATGCCGCCGTGCTTGCGGATCCGCAGCAGCTCGCCCAGCACCTTCTCGTCGCCCGCGACGAAGGCCGCCCGATAGCCCGCCAGGTTGGAGCGCTTGGAGAGCGAGTGGACCGCGACGACTCCCTCGTACGAGCCACCGCAGACATCCGGGTGCAGAACCGAGACCGGCTCCGCCTCCCAGCCCAGCTCCAGGTAGCACTCGTCGCTGAAGACCAGCACGCCGTGCGCTCGTGCCCACGCGACGACACGGATCAGCTCGTCCTTGGGCAGCACACGGCCGGTCGGGTTGGAGGGAGAGTTCAGCCAGAGCAGCTTGAGTCCGGCCGGGTCGAGCTCGGTGGGGTCGTCATAGACAACCGACTCCGCGCGGGCGAGCCGCGCGCCGACCTCGTACGTCGGATACGCGAGCCGCGGGTGGGCGACCTTGTCGCCCGGGCCGAGACCCAGCTGGGTCGGCAGCCAGGCCACCAGCTCCTTCGAGCCGACGACGGGCAGGACGTTCGTGTGCGCGACGTCGACCGCACCGAGGCGCCGCTCGACCCAGCCGGTGAGCGCGTCACGCAGCTCGGCCGTGCCCCACACCGTGGGATAGCCGGGCGAGTCGGCGGCCGCGACCAGGGCCTTCTGGATCAGGTCCGGGACGGAGTCGACCGGAGTGCCGACGGACAGATCCACGATGCCGTCCGGGTGGGCCGCGGCCGTCGCCTTGTAGGGCTCGAGCTTGTCCCAGGGGAAAACAGGAAGGCGCGAAGAGACTGCGGACACTGGCTTCTCTTTCTGTCTTTCCGGGTTGAACGCTTCGGTCCCGTACGGACGACGAGCCGTACGGGACCGGGGGAGCACCTGCCGCGGGGCCTACTGGTTCTGCGGCGGAAGTGCGGCGATGAAGGGGTGGTCGCGCTCGATCAGGCCGAGCTTGGAAGCACCACCGGGCGAACCGAGCTCGTCGAAGAACTCGACGTTCGCCTTGTAGTAGTCCTTCCACTCCTCCGGGGTGTCGTCCTCGTAGAAGATCGCCTCGACCGGGCAGACCGGCTCACAAGCACCACAGTCGACGCATTCGTCCGGGTGGATGTACAAGGACCGGGAGCCCTCGTAGATGCAGTCGACGGGGCACTCCTCGATGCACGCCTTGTCCTTGACGTCGACACAAGGCTGCGCGATGACGTAGGTCACGCTGTCGTTCCTCCTCGGTAGGGCTGGCATTGCGCGGGAGCGCGGCGTCGTCGATGCCCGCCCCTAGTATCTCCGTTCCTGGGGACGATCCGAACAGGAGGGGCGCGCAGACCTGTGGAATTCACCGGCGGCGGACGGCTCGAGGTCCGTATTACACCTGCTGACGTGGGCAAACGTGTATCAGTGAGACGCCTGACCGACGCTGACAGCGGGCTGACGAAGTTCACCGACGCGGTTGGCGTTCTCACATCCTGGAACGAGGGTGTGCTGCTGATCACACGACGGACCGGAGAGACCGTCCGTATCCCGGAATCGTCCCTGGTCGCGGGCAAGGTCGTCCCCGCCGCGCCGGCGCGGCGGCGGGGTCCCGCGGCGGACTTCGAGGAGCTCGCGCGGGTCATGGCACGCGCCTGGCAGCCGGTGGAGAGCGAGCGG
This window of the Streptomyces sp. SLBN-118 genome carries:
- a CDS encoding DNA-3-methyladenine glycosylase I is translated as MTGGTVPGPDGRLRCPWGLSADEYVTYHDEEWGRPVHGDDALFERLCLEAFQSGLSWITILRRRDSFRTAFDDFKIASVAEFTDADKERLLADPGIIRNRAKVEATLANARVLADWPAGELDTLIWSYAPNTAKRPAPLTIADVPAVTDESTAMAKALKKRGLRFIGPTTAYALMQACGLVDDHLSDCVARGAASAAS
- a CDS encoding DivIVA domain-containing protein, with the translated sequence MFLFLLIAMVVVVAAVTLAVVGGGDRAALPEAAPEQLVDPLPVSRPVGRADVDALRLPVAPRGYRMADVDDVLGRLGAELAERDARIAELESALAGAQATAGGRRDLFTKPGEEPEQ
- the folP gene encoding dihydropteroate synthase, with protein sequence MLRLGRREFDAHEPVIMAIVNRTPDSFYDQGATFRDEPALARVEQAVAEGAAIIDIGGVKAGPGEEVTAEEEARRTVGFVAEVRRRHPDVVISVDTWRHEVAEAVCEAGADVLNDAWGGVDPKLAEVAARYGAGLVCTHAGGAEPRTRPHRVAYDDVVADILRVTLSLAERAVELGVRRDGIMIDPGHDFGKNTRHSLEATRRLGELVETGWPVLVSLSNKDFVGETLDRPVKERVIGTLATTAVSAWLGARVYRVHEVAETRQVLDMVSTIAGHRAPAVARRGLA
- a CDS encoding TIGR00730 family Rossman fold protein, whose product is MGNPERPEGLRSLAEQRLGPVLRRRQQVQPGTTDQRLLDTEGDSEWVHTDPWRVMRIQSEFVEGFGALAELPSAISVFGSARTAPGSPEYETGVRIGKALVDAGFAVITGGGPGAMEAANKGAREAEGISVGLGIELPFEQGLNQHVDIGVNFRYFFVRKTMFVKYAQGFVVLPGGLGTLDELFEALTLVQTRKVTRFPIVLFGTEYWSGLVDWLRNTVVAQGKASAHDLLLFHVTDDVDEAVSMVTKETGR
- the dapE gene encoding succinyl-diaminopimelate desuccinylase; this encodes MPDTVLDLTLDAPALTAALVDFPSVSGTEKPLADAIEEALRELPHLTVDRHGNNIVARTYLGRSERVILAGHIDTVPIADNVPSRLDENGVLWGCGTSDMKSGVALQLRIAATVPEPNRDLTFVFYDNEEVAAHLNGLGHVAETHPDWLKGDFAVLLEPSNAQVEGGCQGTLRVFLRTTGERAHSARSWMGSNAIHAAAPILARLAAYEPRRPVIDGLEYREGLNAVGIEGGVATNVIPDQCTVAVNYRYAPDLTQEQALAHVHEVFADCGVEEFVVDDHAGGALPGLSHPAAAAFMEAVGGSAQPKFGWTDVSRFSAQGVPAVNYGPGDPLFAHKRDEHVAVEKITHCEVRLRDWLTA
- a CDS encoding ATP-binding protein, producing the protein MSLPLTRRIARAALLIAAGAAPVVGAAGSASAVDLPQAPVGGLTALDTDGLGDTVDGASQKASGLAGDTGGSAVKKAVPAAGKTVDRTGKTLGKTGTSAPGTAQEVAGETAGSAGDVVGGTAGTATQSLGGLPVGGDLPTGQLPVDSPLG
- a CDS encoding bifunctional succinyldiaminopimelate transaminase/glutamate-prephenate aminotransferase, giving the protein MSAVSSRLPVFPWDKLEPYKATAAAHPDGIVDLSVGTPVDSVPDLIQKALVAAADSPGYPTVWGTAELRDALTGWVERRLGAVDVAHTNVLPVVGSKELVAWLPTQLGLGPGDKVAHPRLAYPTYEVGARLARAESVVYDDPTELDPAGLKLLWLNSPSNPTGRVLPKDELIRVVAWARAHGVLVFSDECYLELGWEAEPVSVLHPDVCGGSYEGVVAVHSLSKRSNLAGYRAAFVAGDEKVLGELLRIRKHGGMMTPAPVQAATVVALGDDVHVTEQRARYAARRTALRTALEGHGFRIEHSEASLYLWATRDEPCWDTVAHLAELGILVAPGDFYGTAGEHFVRVAFTATDERVEAAVKRLG
- the fdxA gene encoding ferredoxin, encoding MTYVIAQPCVDVKDKACIEECPVDCIYEGSRSLYIHPDECVDCGACEPVCPVEAIFYEDDTPEEWKDYYKANVEFFDELGSPGGASKLGLIERDHPFIAALPPQNQ